GCGTCATCGGCCCGTAGCGGAGAAAGGGGAATAAACTGAATTATTAACGGATTTGTCCCCTAGAGCCAGAAAATTCCTGGCCTTCGGGAAAAAAGTGTCGACCAGGGGCCGCGGCTGTCACTCCCCGTTTTTCAGCGCTTGAGCTGATAGCGGCGAACGTTGGCGTTATGCTCGGCGAGGGTTTTGGCGAAGATGTGGGTGCCGTCCCCTTTGGCGACAAAATAATAATAGTCGCTTCGGGCGGGAAAGGCCACGGCGCGCAGGGCTTCCTCCCCGGGATTGGCGATGGGGCCGATGGGCAGGCCGGGGATGCGGTAGGTATTATAGGGGGTCGTCGTTTGCAGATGTCGGCGGGTCAGGTTGCCGTCGAAGTTTTCGATGCCGTAGATCACCGTCGGGTCGGCCTGCAGGGGCATCCCCACCGTCAGGCGGTTGTGAAAGACCGAGGCGATCAACGGCATCTCCTCGCGATTGCCCGCCTCCTTCTGCACGATCGAGGCGAGAATCACCAGTTCTTTGAGCCCGAGCCCCCGCTCTTTCGCGCCGGCGAGGATCTCCGGGGTCAGGCGGCGGCGAAACTCCTTGACCATCGTCTCGATCAGCGCCTTTTCGTCCATGCCGCGGGTCAGCTGGTAGGTTTCAGGGAAGAGGTAGCCTTCCAGGGAGGGGCCGTCGATCTTCAGGCGTTCGCGTCTTTCCGGCGATTGCGCCAGACGCAGAAAGGTTTCGGCGGAGCCGCGTCCTTCCGCTTCCAGGCGGGCGGCGATCTCCCTTAGGGTCCAGCCCTCGGGGACGGTGAAAGGATGAAGGAGGACATCGCCGGCCAGCAGGCGGTTCAGGATTTGCTCGGGGGTGGCGGCTCCGGCGAAGGCGTACTCTCCCGCCTTGATCCGCTGGGTCGCCTTGTGCCGGCGGGCCAGCAGCTTGAAAAGGCGAGCATCGGCGACGACGCCGGCGGTCGCCAGCTCCTCGGCGACCCGGGCGAAGGGTGCTCCGGCGGGGATTTCCACCACCTGTCGTTGCGGAGGGGCCACCGGCCGGTCGAGAAACCGGCGCACATGCAGAACCGGCAGGATCAGGGCGAGAATGATCAGGGCCGCCAGGACGGCGAACAGTTTTCGGCGACGGAGCATCAGAAGTTGAACTTGTTTTCGCTGCCGTTGCGCAGGCGCTCGATGTTGGCGCGGTGGCGGACGATGACCATGGCGGCGATGAAGAGGGCGGCGCCGAAAAACCAGACGGAGCCTTCGAAGAGCAGGACCAGCCAGGGGATGGCGGCGGCGGCGCTGATCGAGCCGAGGGAGATGTAGCGCCATTTCCACAGGACCAGGGCGAAGACGGCAAAGGCGACCAGCACCGCCTTGGGCGACAGGACCAGGAAGATGCCGAGGGCCGTGGCCACCCCCTTGCCCCCTTTGAAGCCGAGGTAGACCGGGTAGAGATGGCCGAGGAAGGTGGCGGCGGCGATCAGGGCGATCTGGGCGGGGGAGAAGCTGGTGGCCTGGGCGGCGAAAAGGGTCGGCAGCACCCCCTTGAGGGCGTCACCGATCAGGGTAGCGATGCCCAGACCCCGACCGGCCACCCGGTAGACGTTGGTGGCGCCGATGTTGCCGCTGCCGGCCTGGCGGATGTCTTCCTTGCCGAAGAGCCGGGTGAGGACGATGCCGCAGGGAATGGCGCCGATCAGGTAGGCAATGATGATGAAGAGGATGACGCTCACGGGATTCTCCAACGGGAGGAAGATGCGGCCCGGGGCCGTTTCGAGCCGGTTTTTGGCGGACTCTCCCGCCCCCGCTCCGGGGGGCGAAAAGCACCTGCTTCTACCACGGGACCGGGGAAAAATCAAGGAGACTGCCGCTCTCCCCGCGCGGGGAGAGCGGCCTTATAAAAAAACCGGGGCCGACAGGTTGTCCCGTCGGCCCCAGTGATTGGATCGATGTACGAGATCGCTTTCGATCTCAGAAGGAATATTGCAGGTTCAGGCTCGTTTTCGAGTCGTCTTTCTTCACCTCTTCGGCGGGGTCGCTGTCATGCTCCCAGACGTTGGCCAGGCGCAGCGACCAGGGGCCGGCGATGGTGGTGGTCAGGTCGGCCTCGTTGCGGCTGGTGAACTCGCCCCCCTGCTCCAGGCTCGGATAGACCGTCAGGTTGTTGCTGAAGGTGGCGTAGTCGGAGAGCTTGTAACGGAACTTCATGCCGAGCCGGGCGGTCATCCACTGATCGTCCTCGCCGTCGATGTTGTCCTCGGAAAAATAGGCGACGCCGGCTTCGAAAGCCAGGGCCTTGATGTCGTCTTCCCAGACCTGATAGCCGACACCGGGGCCGACGATGGTGCGCAGGTTGAGATCCTTGAACTTGTCTTTGAGCAGTTCCACGCTCAGGTAACCGTAGAATTTCTCGGTGAAGAAGTAGTCGTATTTGAGCGCCCCGTAAATATCGCGGGTCGTCAGCTCACCGTCTTCCTCGGCATAGTTGTAGAGGAAGGTCAGGTTGTATCGGTCCTTGAGGCTGCGACGGGTGGCATCGGCGCCGAAGTTCACGCTGGTGCGGTCGGTGTTGCCCGACTGGGCGAAGGCGCCGAGAAAGACCTTGCCGTCCCAGGTCCAGGGGGGCGGGGGCTCGACGTTGATCGAAGCGACCTTCGCCCATTCCACATCGGCGGCGCCCCGGGCGTCACCGGCCGTGACCTGCAAGGCATCGACATCCCCCTGCAGTGGCCCGGTCAAGATCTCGCCCCCCTCCAGGCGGACATCTACCGGTTGTTCCGTTTCGATGCGCTGTACGGCATCGGTCTTGAGCTCGATCTTTTCGGCGTAGTCGGTCTTCAGGGTGAGCAGGCCCTTTTCGGCGCTGATCACCGTGCCGGTGATGCGGTCGCCATTTTTCAGCACGATCTGGTCGGCACCGGCGAACGAGACGCCGGCAAGGGACAGGCAAAGGAGCAGAGGGGTGATTTTCTTTTTCATTGAGCCTCCATGGTCAACACCATTCGATAGGATGTAAATGACACGGGACGCAGCCCGTGTCGCGAAATCGATGGATAAAAATCATTGGAGATCTTTTATCATAAAAATAAATTCGAGGCAATTGTGATGTCGCCCCTCGGTGCGGCAAAGAGGAACCCGCGTCTTCTGCCTTTTCTTCACGGGGAGATTTTCACATTTTTTCCTTATTTCTTGCATAGTCGAGAGGCATAATTGGGTGTAAAGATAGCCGCAAACCGGCACCTGCTTCGTTTGTCGCGCCGCGCGCGCCGGTTTTCAGGGAGGTAACGATGAAAAAAACCACTTCTTTGCTGCGCTACGTTTTGGAAAGACTGCTCCCCGCGATCCTGCTTCTGCTGGTGTGCGGGGCAGCGGCGACGGCGGAGGATTATACCGACGGCCACTACAGCCGCGAAGAGCTCGCCCAGATGCTTGCGCCCATCGCCCTTTATCCCGACAGCCTCCTTTCCCAGGTGTTGATGGCTGCGACCTATCCGGTGGAAGTGGTCGAAGCCGACCGTTGGGTCAAGGATCATCCCGATTTGCGGGATGAGGCGCTGGATGAGGCGCTCCTCGACCAGGACTGGGATGCCGGCGTCAAGGCGCTCTGCCATTTCCCCGCGGTTCTGGCCCTGATGAGCGAACGCATCGGCGAGACCTCGCGCATCGGCGACGCCTTCCTCGCTCAGGAAGAAGAGGTCATGGCGATGGTTCAGGAGCTCAGGGCCAAAGCCCGCGCCCAGGGGAATCTCGCCAGCACCTCTGAACAGCGGGTCTGGGCCGATGCCGACGCCATCATCATCGAGCCGACCGATCCCCGGGTGGTCTACGTTCCCTATTACGATCCCGTCACCGTTTACGGTTCCTGGTGGTATCCCGATTATCCCCCCTATTACTGGACCCCGGCGGGCGCCAGCCTCGGGGTCGGGCTCTCTTTCTGGCCGGGGGTCTATTTCGGCTTCTCCTTTTCCAACTGGAGTCGTTTCGACTGGCGGCAGCGCTACATCCATATCGACAGCCACCGCCGCCCGCGCTATGTCCATCACGACCGCTGGCGGTACAACCCCGGGCGCTGGGAGCGCGGCTTAAACCATCGCTCCACGGGCATCCGTCACGCCCCGCCCCCGGCGCGCCTGCGGAATGTTCCCGTCGAGCCGCGCCGGCGCCCCGACGTTTTCCGGCCCGCGACCGGTTGGCCGAGTTCCGACCCCAGGCATTTCGACCGCATTCGCCAGGATCTCGAGCGCCGTGATATCGACCGCCGGTCCAGGGATTTTCAGAATCGGGAGAAACGGGAGCGGCGCCCTGCGTTCGAGCGAGGGCAGAATCTGCAGCGCCCGGGCAAGGACGGTCAGTGGCAGCGTCCAGGGGATAGACAGCGTGCGACCGCGCCGCCCCGTAACGACCGGGGCGTGCGTTTGCGGGATATCGTCCCGCCTAAGCCCAACTCCCCCGCCGTCAGGGCACCGCAAGCGCCGGTGCAGAGAGGCAGCGACCACAAAGGCCAAGGTCTGCGCCGCGTGGTTCCGAGCCCCATGACCATCGAAAAAGGCCCGCCCCCGGTAACCGCCCCCGTCCCAGGTCCGCGTAAGGACCGGGGTGAAGGGCACGGCAGGTTGCGTCCGCAAGGGCAGTGACGACTTCGGTGACGCTCAGACACCGGGCTTCGACTCCGCTCAACTTCCGGGGAGCCGTCGGTCCCTGAGCGGAGTCGAAGGGAATCGTGGTCTCAGCCAGGGGACCAGGCGACGGCTGATGGGGGATGCGGCGGGCATGGTCTCTTCCTTAATTGAAAACGCCGACGACCAGATAGGCAGTATAGCCGACATAGCAGGCCAGGAGCACGGTGCCTTCGAGGCGGTTGATGCGACCGGGGCCGCGGAATCCGAAGCCGATGACGAAAAGGGCCAAGGTGAGAGCTCCCATGACCACCATATCCCGAGTCAAAACTTCAGGCGCGACCGGCATAGGTCGAATCGCGCCGGCAATGCCGACCACCGCCAGGGTGTTGAAGAGGTTGGAGCCGAGGATGTTGCCCAGGGCGATATCGTGCTCCCCCTTGCGTGCCGCGATGACCGAGGAAGCCAGTTCCGGCAGCGAAGTGCCGACGGCGACGATGGTCAGGCCGATGATCAGGTCGCTCACCCCGAAACCGTGGGCGATTTCCACCGCCCCCCAGACAAGGATGCGGGAACTGGCGATGAGCAGCAGCAAACCGACAACGACCCAGAGGAGCGCCCGGTTCATCGGCATCGTCTGACCGGTCAGTTCCGCCTCCATCTCCTGCCCCAGCGCATCGGTCTTTTTCCTCACCCCCTGAACAATCGTCCAGGTCATCAGCCCGGCGAAAACCCCCAGCAGCACCAGGGCGTCGATCCGGGTCAGGGCTCCATCCCCAATCTGCCAGGCCGCCAGCAGGGTCACGGCGGTTAACATCGGCAACTCCTTGCGCAGGACCTGCGAATGCACGGCAATCGGGCTGATCAGGGCGGTGATCCCGAGAATCAGGGCGATATTGGTGATGTTCGAGCCGTAGGCGTTGCCCAGGGCGATCCCTGGGTTGTTCTGCATCGCCGCGAGGGCCGATACCAGCATTTCCGGCGCCGAGGTACCGAAGCCGACGATCACCATGCCGATCAACAGCGGCGGCATGCCGAAGTGCCGGGCGACCGAGGCGGAGCCGTCGACAAAGCGGTCGGCGCTCCAGACGAGAAGAACCAAACCAAAAAGCACGGCCAAAAACGGGACAAGCATAACGATTCCTCCGTGAAGATTGTTCCGATCAGTTTACAACGGACGGGGATTTTCGTTCATCAAAACCACTCCATGAAGGCCGAACCGGACCAACCTCCGGTCCGGCCTTTCGTCGATTATTTAAGAGGTTCCACCCCGGGCCGCCGGCTTAGGGATGGACGATGCTTTTCCCAGAAGAGAATCAGGGCGCTGGCGACGAAGACGGTGGAATAGGTTCCGGCAATGACACCCACGAGCATGGCGAAGGCGAAGCCGTGGATGACGTTCCCGCCGAAGAGATACAGGGAAAGCACAACCAGCAGGGTTGTTCCCGAGGTCAGAATGGTGCGGGACAGGGTTTCGTTGATGCTGCGATTGACCGTCTCCGGAAAGGTTTCATCCAGATTCCGGTCGAGTTTTTCACGAATGCGGTCGAAGATGACGATGGTGTCGTTGAGGGAGTAGCCGATGATGGTCAGCATCGCCGCGACAATGGTCAGGTCGATCTCGATGTCGAAGATGGAGAGAAACCCCAGGGTGACGAGCACGTCATGGGCCAGCGCCACGATGGCGGCCACGCCGGAGCGAAATTCAAAGCGCCAGGAAATGTAGATCAGCGTGCCGATCATGGCGTAAGCCAGGGACAGCAGTCCCTTGGTCCGCAGATCCTTGCCCACCTGCGGGCCGACCATTTCACTGCGCAACACCTCCAGGCCGCTGTCGTCCGAGCCGTTTTTCAGCGCCTGTTCGATTTTTTGCGTGAAATGGCTCATTTCATCCTCGGTCTGCTGCGCCCGAATGAGAAATTCGTTCTCCCCGTCGCCAAACTGCTGGACGGTCAGGGACTCCAGCGTCAATTCCGCCAGATAGTCTTTGATGATGGACGCTGTAACCGGGCCGGAGAAACGGACCTGAACCAGGGTGCCGCCGGAAAAGTCGACGCCGTAGCTGGGGCCGCCCTTGAGGACCAGGGACAGGGCGCCGGCGAGGATCACCAGCAGGCACAGAATGACGGCGATGCGGTTTTTACCGACGAAATCGAAATTACTTTTGGGGTTGATGATCTGCATAAGGTCTCCCAGGCTATTGCCGAGGGGGCGAAAGCATGCCCCGGCGGCAGCAGGTCGAAGGCAAAAGGGGGCACGATGATCGAGGTACCTACGAGGATGCGAGTCTCGCCGGCAGAGGACGGATCACGCCCAAAGGGCGCCGGAACAACCGACCTGCCGGCGGCAGGCGCCAAGGGGCTTTCCCTGTTTGCGAGTTGTCGCGAACAGGCCTACAAACTTCGAATTATGCGCTGGGGGGGAGGGCGGGGAAGGGACGGAGACTGCCAGACGGCTGGGAGAAGAAGCGAAGGGGCATTGTCCCAGAGAGGGCACGGGAGCGCTACCCTGGAATCGGTAATGCAGGTCCCGATTGCGGGAAGGGCGATAAAGACGTCGATGAGGGGCTGAACGGAGGTGGATTTCTGCGTAGGTGTCGCCACCAACTCCAGCGCAGCCGTGGGGGCGGCGAGGCTGTCGTATTGTCGGGATAGTTGGGAGGGAGCGGGGGGGAAGGCCAAACCCAGGGCCAGGCTGAAGGCGACGACCAACCAGGTCCAGAGGAGGACTGCCCGTGAAAAGTTGTGCCGTGAGAGGGTTTGTCCTGACATGCTCGCCGTCCGCTTTCCTTTGCCGCAACCATCGAATGTGGGCGCATCGTAGATGAGCGTCACGGGGAAGTCCAGCGAATTAAAAGGGACGCGGGACCCACGCATGAGAGGGTGTTTCAGGGGGTCGTTAACGGCCTGTCGTCTTTCTCACGAGCATTGATCCTTGCCGCTTTTCAATTCCGTCATCAACTTAACCACCGCCCGTTCCTTGGCTTTGGCTTCGATATCGACCGTCATGGTCCGTCCCCTCCAGCAGGAGGGCACATCCGCCGGATCGATGTAATCGGCGTGGGGCTTGGGATCTCTCGCGGCCCAGCCGTCCCGGGGGGACGACAGATGGCAGTAGGGCTCGCGATGGGAGATCCTCCAGGTTTCCGCCGCCAGTTGGGTCGCCTCCTCGATGGACAGACCGTCGGGATGACAGCGGTGATGGTGGACATCGTACACGAGGGGAATGGAAAGCCGCGCGCAGGTCGGCAACAGATCGCGCACGCTGTAGCTTTGGTCATCATTTTCCAGCGTCAGCCGGGTTCTGACGGCTTCGGGAAGATCGGCGAAAACCTGATAGAATCTTTCCAGCGCCAGCTGTTTGTCGCCATAGACGCCTCCGGCATGGACATTGATGATATCCGCGCCCACTTCCTCCGCCAAGGAGGCTTGGTACTCCAGTTCACGGATTGAACTGGCGACTACCGCCGGATGCGGCGAAGACAATACGACAAACTGATCAGGATGAAAGCTGAGGCGGAGGTCATGCCGGCGGGCAAAAGTCCTGGTCTCGCCCAGCAGGCGCCTGATGGCATCCCCCTCGGGGAGGTCGTCGAGGTCGTAGCCGACTTCCGGGTGGGTCATGCGCGGGAACAGAGGCGACATGATGCGAAAGGCGCCGATGCCGAGCCTGTGGCAGGCTTGTACGGCGTGCAGCAGATTGCGGGCATTGTCATGACAGAGAGCGGACAGTTTAAGGAGCTGTTCGCTCCGGGGCATGGCGCGCAGCGCTTTGGCGGTAGTCGTGCGGAAGGCAATGTTCTCATCCTTGAACAGGCAGCATAAACCAAAACGCATAGGGCTGGACCTCATCATTCGGTACGAGCACAGGTGATTCAGTCTTCGAAAGGGAATGGCCGGATGACTCAACCACGGGGCATGTTCTCACACTTGAAACCTCTTTGCCACCGCCGTGGCTGGGTCTTTTGTCTACTGCTGCTGGCGCTCAATTTCATGATCCCCGCCCCCGCGAACGCCCTGACCGTTGAAAATATTACCTTTGCCGACAGCACCATCATCGGAGGAAAACCGGTGCCGCTGCGCAATGCGGCATTGCTGCGCTATCTGAAGGTGATAAAGGCCTACGTGGCGGCCCTCTACCTGCCGGAGGGGGTCAAGGCGGAAGCGGTCCTCTCCGATGTGCCGAAACGTCTTGAACTCAGCTACCTGGTGTCGATCCAGGGGCCGGATTTCGACAAGGGAGCCGCACCGGTTCTCGCCCGCAACCAGACTTCGGCGGAACTTTCCCGGTTGCAAGGGCGCCTCGACAAGCTCAATGCCGCCTACCGGGACGTCAAGCCCGGGGATCGCTACACCCTGACCTATCTGCCGGGACGGGGAACGGAACTCGCCCTGAACGGCAGTCCGCTGATCGTCATCGAGGGGGCCGATTTCGCCGCCGCCTATTTCGGCATCTGGCTGGGGCGCGACCCGATCGATGAAAAGCTCAAGCGTAATCTGCTGAGAGAACGTTGATAGGAAGATATTTCCGACCGGCACCCGTCTTCCGCTGACGGTTACGGAGCTGCGACAGCGAGGATCAAACGTATGCGGGAAGAGGAGCCGCACCGGCAATGAACAACACCGCTGAAGGGCAGGATATTCTCCGGGAACTTTGCGTCGGGCAGCCGTTGGCCGTGCTGGCCACCGACGCCGGAGGTGAACCGTACACCAGTCTGGTGGCGGTCGCCGTCACCCCGGACCTGCGCCGGCTGTATTTCGCCACACTCCGAGCCACCCGTAAATGGGCCAATTTGTCCGGGAACCCTCACGTCTCCCTGCTGATGGACAACCGCGGTAAACAGGTGACCGATTTCAGCCGGGCGGCCGCCGCTACGATCATCGGCCTGGCCGAGGAATTGCGTGGAACCGAATTGGAGACCGGACTGGCCATATTCCTTGGGCGCCATCCGCATCTGAACGAGTTCACCGCGTCGCCGGCTTGCGCCCTGTTCCGGGTACGGATAGCGAGCATCTACCTGGTCACCCGTTTTCAGAACGTCACGGAATTCCATTTTTCTCCATGAACCATCCGTCCACACACGTCATCGACCTGGCGGTAGGGGTGGATGGCTACCTGGGCGTCATCACCGCGGCAGAGGGAGAAACAGCATGACAACCGTTTTTCTGATAACGGCAGCGGCCATTCTGCTCTACATGACCGGTTGGTTCATCGCCGCACAAGTTCGTGGTCGCAACGATATCGCCGATGTGGCCTGGGGTTTGGGGTTCATTCTGGCGGCAGGCGTATCACTGGTCGTCGCGGGTGTCTATCCGCCGCGGGGTCTGCTGGTCTCGGCGCTGGTGCTGGTCTGGGGGATCCGGCTGGCAGCCCACATTCACAGCCGCGACCGGGGTAAGGGTGAAGATAAGCGCTACCGGAAGTGGCGCGAGGAGTGGGGCAAGTGGTTCGTGCTCCGCTCATTCCTGCAGGTCTTTATGCTCCAGGGCGTACTGCTAGTGATGGTGGCCCTGCCGGTGATCTTCGTCAACCAGGCGCCGCCGGTGCCCCTGGGGTGGTTCGATCTGCTTGGCCTGGCGATCTGGCTGACCGGGTTCACTTTTGAGACCGTGGGTGACCGGCAATTGCTGAACTTTATCCGCGACCCGGCCAACAAAGGAAAATTGATGACTTCGGGTCTATGGCGTTACACCCGACACCCCAACTACTTCGGCGAGGTGACTCTCTGGTGGGGGATCTGGCTGATGACCCTGGCTCTGCCGGGGGGCTGGCTGACGATCATTGGCCCGATCACCATCACCTTCCTGATTCTGCAAGTCTCCGGCATCCCCATGCTGGAAAAACACTACGAAGATCGCGCCGATTTTCAGGAGTACAAGCGCCGCACCAGCGCCTTCTTTCCGCTGCCCCCTAAAGGAGGGATCTGACATGCCGCACGTCTTCAAGGTCTACTTGCTCTGCCTGCCTTTCACCCTGCTGTTGGATTACCTCTGGCTGGCCAAGCTGATGCAGGGCTTTTATCTCAAAGAGCTCGGCCCCTACGCCCGGGTCCGGGGCACCACCATTATCCCGGTTTATTGGGCCGCCGCCATCGTCTACCTGCTGCTGCCGCTGGGGATTGTGCTCTTCGCGCTGCCGCAGGTCGATCCGGAACACCTTGCGGCCTCTTCCCTGGCCTGGGGCGCCCTGTTCGGCCTGGTCGTCTACGGGGTCTACGACATGACCAATATGGCCACGCTGGAGCGCTGGCCGGTTCGGATGGTCTGGGTCGATATCTGCTGGGGCGGCTTCCTCTGTGGGGCAACAACCTGGTTCGCAGCGCTGGCATCGCTGTGGCTACAGTGACCACCGCGAGGATATACCCATGAAGATCGCGATTATCGGCGGTGGCATTTCCGGTTTGACCACGGCGCATCTGCTGTGCGGCGAACACGACATCACCCTGTTCGAGGCCAATGATTATCCGGGGGGCCACACCAACACGCTGGATGTGTCCCATGCCGGCACCCGCTACGCGGTGGACACCGGTTTCATCGTCTTCAACGAGCGCACCTACCCCAACTTTATCCAGTTGCTGGAGCGTCTCCGTGTCCCGTCGCAGCCGAGCGTGATGAGCTTCTCCGTTGTTTGCGAAACGACCGGGCTGCAATACCGCGCGAGCAACCTGGACAGTTTTTTCGCCCAGCGCAAGAACCTGCTCAGCCTGTCCTTCTGGCGGATGTTGCTGGAGATATTCCGCTTCAACCGCTCTTCGGCGGAATTGTACGGCAGCAGCGACCTGAGTCTGACGCTGGGGGACTACCTCCGCAGCAACGGCTATTCTCCCTTGTTCATCGAAAAGTTTCTGATCCCCATGGGCGCGGCGGTCTGGTCGGCCGACCCGGCACAATTTTTGGAATTCCCGGCGGCGGCCTTCGTGCAGTTCTTCACCAATCACGGCATGCTCAATATTGTCGATCAGCCCACTTGGCGCGTCATCAAAGGTGGCTCCCGCCAGTATGTCGAGCCTCTGATCAGTCCCTTCCGCGACCGGATCCGTCTGTCAACTCCAGTGGAACGGGTGCGGCGTTTCGCCGACCGGGTGACGATTACCCCCCCGCGGTGGCGAGCCGGAGACGTTTGACCATGTGGTTCTGGCCTGCCACAGCGACCAGGCGCTGGCGCTGCTGGCGGACCCGACCGATGGGGAACGGGAACTGCTCGGAGCCATCCCCTACCAGAAAAACGATACGGTACTGCATACCGACAGCCGCTTGCTACCGTCCCTTCCCAAGGCCCGCGCCAGCTGGAACTGCCTGCTTCCGCGAACGCAGCAGGGGGGCGTGGTGCTGACCTACTGGATGAACCTGCTGCAGACCCTCAATGCACCGGTCGATTTCTGCGTGACCCTCAACAATCCGGAAGCCATTGATCCAAACGCGATCATTCGCCGTCTGCTCTATCACCATCCGGTCTACTCAGCGGCTGCCTTCGCCGCACAAAAGCGCCGGGACGAGATCAGCGGCGTCAACCGCACCTCCTATTGCGGCGCCTACTGGAGTTGGGGATTTCATGAGGACGGCGTCAAGAGTGCCCTGGCTGTCTGTCAACAGTTCGAAAAGGGACTTTAGCCATGGAAAGCTGCCTGTATACCGGCCAGGTCGGCCATCAACGCCTGTCACCGATCGGTAATGCCTTCCGTTACAGCCTGTTCTTTCTCTATCTCGACCTGGCCGAGTTGGAAACTGTCTTTGCGAACCGCTGGCTCTGGTCGGTGGAGAAATCGAACTGGGCCAGTTTTCGCCGCTCCGATCATTTTCGCCCTGAATCTCTGCCGCTGGACCGTGCGGTGCGCGACGAAGTTGAACGACAGCTGGGGGGGAGGCCGAGGGGGCCTATCCGCCTGCTGACCCATCTGCGCTATCTGGGCTACTGCTTCAACCCGATCAGCATCTATTACTGCTTTGCCGAAGATGGGCAGACTCTGGACGCCTTCCTGATCGAGATCCACAACACCCCCTGGGGGGAAGAGTATCTGCGCGCCTTTGCTGCCCGGACCGATCACCGCGACGGTGACTGGTACCGGTACCGGCTGGACAAGGAGTTTCATGTTTCCCCCTTCATGCCGATGGATATCGTTTATGACTGGCGTTTCACCGCCCCGGGAGAACAATTGGCCGTCCACATGACCAACAATCGCCAGGGGGCCGAGGTTTTCAGCGCCTCGCTGCAGCTGCGACGGCAGCCGCTGACCGGCGGGAATCTGGCCGGCGCCCTGCTGCGCTGGCCGTTCATGACCGCCAAGGTCATCGCCGCAATCTACTGGCAGGCGCTGCGCCTGAAATGGAAGGGGGTGCCCTTTTACACCCATCCGGAACAGCTTGATATCAGGAAAGGACGCTACAGCCGATGAACCGGAACGAACAGACCTGCAGCACCTATCCGCGGAATGGGTCAACGAGGTTCGGCATCATCAATAAGCTGGCCCGGAGCCTGGTGCTGAAGAGCCTGGCGACGATCGAGGAGGGGGGGCTTACCCTGATTGACGGAGGCGAACACCATGAGTTCGGTCGGCAGGGATCCGAGTTGACCGCCACGGTGCGCGTCCAACACCCGGACTTTTACCGGCGGGTGGCTTTCGGCGGAACGATCGCCGCCG
The nucleotide sequence above comes from Desulfuromonas acetexigens. Encoded proteins:
- the plsY gene encoding glycerol-3-phosphate 1-O-acyltransferase PlsY; translated protein: MSVILFIIIAYLIGAIPCGIVLTRLFGKEDIRQAGSGNIGATNVYRVAGRGLGIATLIGDALKGVLPTLFAAQATSFSPAQIALIAAATFLGHLYPVYLGFKGGKGVATALGIFLVLSPKAVLVAFAVFALVLWKWRYISLGSISAAAAIPWLVLLFEGSVWFFGAALFIAAMVIVRHRANIERLRNGSENKFNF
- a CDS encoding calcium/sodium antiporter yields the protein MLVPFLAVLFGLVLLVWSADRFVDGSASVARHFGMPPLLIGMVIVGFGTSAPEMLVSALAAMQNNPGIALGNAYGSNITNIALILGITALISPIAVHSQVLRKELPMLTAVTLLAAWQIGDGALTRIDALVLLGVFAGLMTWTIVQGVRKKTDALGQEMEAELTGQTMPMNRALLWVVVGLLLLIASSRILVWGAVEIAHGFGVSDLIIGLTIVAVGTSLPELASSVIAARKGEHDIALGNILGSNLFNTLAVVGIAGAIRPMPVAPEVLTRDMVVMGALTLALFVIGFGFRGPGRINRLEGTVLLACYVGYTAYLVVGVFN
- the secF gene encoding protein translocase subunit SecF; its protein translation is MQIINPKSNFDFVGKNRIAVILCLLVILAGALSLVLKGGPSYGVDFSGGTLVQVRFSGPVTASIIKDYLAELTLESLTVQQFGDGENEFLIRAQQTEDEMSHFTQKIEQALKNGSDDSGLEVLRSEMVGPQVGKDLRTKGLLSLAYAMIGTLIYISWRFEFRSGVAAIVALAHDVLVTLGFLSIFDIEIDLTIVAAMLTIIGYSLNDTIVIFDRIREKLDRNLDETFPETVNRSINETLSRTILTSGTTLLVVLSLYLFGGNVIHGFAFAMLVGVIAGTYSTVFVASALILFWEKHRPSLSRRPGVEPLK
- the uvsE gene encoding UV DNA damage repair endonuclease UvsE — protein: MRFGLCCLFKDENIAFRTTTAKALRAMPRSEQLLKLSALCHDNARNLLHAVQACHRLGIGAFRIMSPLFPRMTHPEVGYDLDDLPEGDAIRRLLGETRTFARRHDLRLSFHPDQFVVLSSPHPAVVASSIRELEYQASLAEEVGADIINVHAGGVYGDKQLALERFYQVFADLPEAVRTRLTLENDDQSYSVRDLLPTCARLSIPLVYDVHHHRCHPDGLSIEEATQLAAETWRISHREPYCHLSSPRDGWAARDPKPHADYIDPADVPSCWRGRTMTVDIEAKAKERAVVKLMTELKSGKDQCS
- the mltG gene encoding endolytic transglycosylase MltG, whose amino-acid sequence is MLRRRKLFAVLAALIILALILPVLHVRRFLDRPVAPPQRQVVEIPAGAPFARVAEELATAGVVADARLFKLLARRHKATQRIKAGEYAFAGAATPEQILNRLLAGDVLLHPFTVPEGWTLREIAARLEAEGRGSAETFLRLAQSPERRERLKIDGPSLEGYLFPETYQLTRGMDEKALIETMVKEFRRRLTPEILAGAKERGLGLKELVILASIVQKEAGNREEMPLIASVFHNRLTVGMPLQADPTVIYGIENFDGNLTRRHLQTTTPYNTYRIPGLPIGPIANPGEEALRAVAFPARSDYYYFVAKGDGTHIFAKTLAEHNANVRRYQLKR
- a CDS encoding DUF3300 domain-containing protein, producing the protein MKKTTSLLRYVLERLLPAILLLLVCGAAATAEDYTDGHYSREELAQMLAPIALYPDSLLSQVLMAATYPVEVVEADRWVKDHPDLRDEALDEALLDQDWDAGVKALCHFPAVLALMSERIGETSRIGDAFLAQEEEVMAMVQELRAKARAQGNLASTSEQRVWADADAIIIEPTDPRVVYVPYYDPVTVYGSWWYPDYPPYYWTPAGASLGVGLSFWPGVYFGFSFSNWSRFDWRQRYIHIDSHRRPRYVHHDRWRYNPGRWERGLNHRSTGIRHAPPPARLRNVPVEPRRRPDVFRPATGWPSSDPRHFDRIRQDLERRDIDRRSRDFQNREKRERRPAFERGQNLQRPGKDGQWQRPGDRQRATAPPRNDRGVRLRDIVPPKPNSPAVRAPQAPVQRGSDHKGQGLRRVVPSPMTIEKGPPPVTAPVPGPRKDRGEGHGRLRPQGQ
- a CDS encoding DUF481 domain-containing protein, with translation MKKKITPLLLCLSLAGVSFAGADQIVLKNGDRITGTVISAEKGLLTLKTDYAEKIELKTDAVQRIETEQPVDVRLEGGEILTGPLQGDVDALQVTAGDARGAADVEWAKVASINVEPPPPWTWDGKVFLGAFAQSGNTDRTSVNFGADATRRSLKDRYNLTFLYNYAEEDGELTTRDIYGALKYDYFFTEKFYGYLSVELLKDKFKDLNLRTIVGPGVGYQVWEDDIKALAFEAGVAYFSEDNIDGEDDQWMTARLGMKFRYKLSDYATFSNNLTVYPSLEQGGEFTSRNEADLTTTIAGPWSLRLANVWEHDSDPAEEVKKDDSKTSLNLQYSF